Proteins found in one Oncorhynchus mykiss isolate Arlee chromosome 17, USDA_OmykA_1.1, whole genome shotgun sequence genomic segment:
- the LOC110494315 gene encoding proliferation-associated protein 2G4 has translation MSDNEEQEQTIAEDLVVTKYKMGGDIANQALRMVIEEAKSGVSVLSLCEKGDAHIMAETGKVFRKEKDLKKGIAFPTSVSVNNCVCHFSPLKSDPDYTLKDGDLVKIDLGVHVDGFISNVAHSFVVGATKEAPVTGKKADVIKAAHLCAEAALRLVKPGNQNSKVTEAWNKIAQSFKCTAIEGMLSHQLKQHVIDGEKTIIQNPTDQQRKDHEKAEFEVHEVYAVDVLISTGEGKARDGGQRTTIYKRDPSKQYGLKMKTSRMFFSDVERRFDTMPFTLRAFEDEAKARLGVVECAKHELLQPFSVLNEKEGEFVAQFKFTVLLMANGPHKITSGPFEPELYKSEHEVQDAELRTLLQSTASRKTQKKKKKKASKTVETTTGQPTEESNKAAD, from the exons ATGTCTGACAATGAAGAACAAGAACAGACTATCGCTGAGGACTTGGTTGTCACCAAGTACAAAATGGGAGGTGACATCGCCAACC AGGCCCTGCGCATGGTGATTGAGGAGGCCAAGTCAGGGGTGTCTGTGCTCAGTCTCTGTGAAAAGGGAGACGCTCACATCATGGCAGAAACTGGCAAGGTCTTCAGGAAGGAGAAAGACTTGAAGAAAG GAATTGCCTTCCCCACCAGCGTCTCAGTCAATAACTGTGTTTGCCACTTCTCTCCCCTGAAGAGTGACCCTGACTACACACTTAAAGATGGAGATCTGGTCAAAAT TGATCTTGGAGTCCATGTTGATGGCTTCATCTCAAATGTGGCTCATAGCTTTGTTGTGGGAGCTACCAAG GAGGCGCCAGTGACCGGGAAGAAAGCTGATGTGATAAAGGCAGCTCATCTGTGTGCGGAGGCAGCCCTACGCCTTGTCAAGCCTGGCAACCAGAACTCAAAGGTGACAGAGGCTTGGAACAAGATCGCTCAGTCATTCAAATGCACAGCCATCGAGG GTATGTTATCTCATCAGCTGAAGCAACACGTCATCGATGGAGAGAAAACCATCATTCAGAACCCCACAGACCAGCAAAG GAAGGACCATGAGAAGGCAGAGTTTGAGGTGCACGAGGTCTACGCTGTTGATGTGCTGATCAGCACTGGTGAAGGGAAg GCCAGGGATGGAGGCCAGAGGACCACCATTTATAAGAGGGACCCCAGTAAGCAGTACGGGCTGAAGATGAAGACCTCCCGCATGTTCTTCAGCGATGTGGAGCGACGCTTCGACACCATGCCCTTCACTCTCAG ggCATTTGAGGATGAGGCCAAAGCCCGCCTGGGCGTGGTGGAGTGTGCCAAACACGAGTTGCTACAGCCTTTCAGTGTGCTCAATGAGAAGGAGG GAGAGTTTGTGGCCCAGTTTAAGTTCACAGTGCTGCTAATGGCCAATGGCCCCCATAAAATCACCAGTGGACCCTTTGAGCCAGAGCTCTACAAGTCAGAGCACGAGGTGCAGGATGCAGAACTGAGG aCTCTGCTACAGAGCACAGCCAGTCGCAaaacacagaagaagaagaaaaagaag GCCTCCAAGACTGTGGAAACCACTACTGGACAGCCAACTGAGGAAAGCAACAAGGCTGCAGATTAG